The Methanobrevibacter sp. TLL-48-HuF1 genomic sequence TTATGGTGAAAGGGAAGTTAGAACTAACTTAATTATGGGTGCAGTTGACACATTATTGTTATCTGAAGATTTAACTTCAATGCGTAAAGTTTTTAAATGCCCTAGCTGTGGCAGTGAAGAGGAAATCACAGTCAAATCCCAGAGTGAAGCAGATAAACTTGAAAAACCATGTTCCAATTGTGGTGAAACTTTAAAAGAAGAATCTTCACAAACTTTAATTGAAGATTTTGTTGAAAAAGCTGAAGAAATGAATTCTGCAGTGGAACTTATTTCTACAGAAACTGAAGAGGGTATGCAACTCTTAAGAGCATTTGGTGGAGTTGCAGCTATTTTAAGATACCATGTTGGATAAATATTTTTAATTCCATTATGGTTCTATTTTGAATATTCCATACAAACATAGTTATCTGGATGTTTATCATGATAGCTAAATGGATTATTTGCTCTTTTTGTTTTTTTAATTGGATTAAATGCATTTGCACCTTCATCTATTCTAATTTTGTCAATAATTTTAATAAATGTTTTTTTATCCATAGGATATTCTTTATTGAATTTAGCATAAAGTGAATAAGTAGTTTTTGGATTTTTTAAATAATCTTCTTTCAATTTGTCATATTTGGATTTTGATATTTTTAATTCATCAGTTGGTTTATATACAGCCATTTTGATTCTCTCTTTTTTTATTTAATTTTTGAATATTTTTTTAGTTAGCAAGATATTTTTTGGAAAACTTTAAAAATCATTCATTATTTTTATTTTTTGTCTACTAAAAAATGATTTTTACCTGTTTTCGTAGATTATTATGTAAAAAGTACTATATAAATACCTACTGTTTTTTTGAAAAGATATGATTTTGTCCAATTCATTTATTAATTGTATTGAATATTTTTTTATTTTTATTTAGAAAAGTGAAAGTTTTTAATAATAGAAAATATATAGTAATTATCATATTGTTAAATATTCTTGGTTATTCCAGGTCAAAATCTGAATGTTATTTAATGATATACACTGAACAAGTGTTGGAAATTTTTAGAAAATATTATTATTTATTCAAATAGATTTTTGAATTTTTTAATCAATTTCTAGAAAATTCTGTAATTATATATTTTAATTAACGGAGGAGAAATATTATGTCTTATGTAGATGATGTAATAGAATTAACTGTAAAACAGAACCCTTCTGAACCAGAATTCCATCAGGCTGTAAAAGAAGTATTGGAATCTTTAAGGGTTGTTATTGAAGCAAATGAAGAAGAATATAAAAAGAATGCACTTCTTGAAAGGTTAGTTAACCCGGAAAGACAATTAAAATTCCGTGTTCCATGGGTAGATGACAATGGACAAGTACAAGTAAATACTGGATATCGTGTACAATTCAATAGTGCAATTGGACCTTACAAAGGTGGATTACGTTTCCACCCTTCCGTAAATGTAGGTATTATTAAATTCTTAGGTTTTGAACAAATTTTCAAAAACTCCTTAACTGGCCTTGCAATTGGTGGAGGTAAAGGAGGTTCAGACTTTGATCCTAAAGGAAAATCTGACAGGGAAATCATGGCATTTTGTCAAAGTTTCATGACTGAATTATTCAAATACATTGGTGCAGACACTGATGTTCCGGCAGGAGATATTGGTGTTGGTGGTAGAGAAATTGGTTTCTTATATGGTCAATACAAAAGGATTAAAGGATTATCCGAAGGAGTATTAACTGGTAAAGCATTATCTTATGGTGGTTCATTAGCAAGAACTGAAGCTACCGGATACGGATTATTATACTTTACTGATGCAATGTTAAAAGCAAATGACATTGATATTAAAGGAAAAACTATTGCAGTGTCTGGTGCAGGTAATGTAGCTATTTATGCTATTGAAAAAGCACAACAATTAGGCGGTAATCCTGTAACCTGTTCTGATTCTACCGGTTGGATTTATGATCCTGAAGGAATTGATGTAGAATTATTAAAAGAAGTAAAAGAAGTTAAACGTGCAAGACTAACTGAATATGCTGAAGCAAGACCAAGTGCAGAATATCATGAAGGTAAAGGTGTATGGTCTGTTAAATGTGATATTGCTCTTCCATGTGCAACTCAAAACGAATTACTTTTAGATGATGCTAAACAGTTAGTAGCTAATGGTGTTGTTGCAGTTGCTGAAGGTGCAAACATGCCTACTTCTATTGAAGCTACTGAATACTTACAAGACAATGATGTATTATTTGGACCAGGAAAAGCTTCCAATGCTGGTGGAGTAGCTACTTCTGCATTAGAAATGGCTCAAAACTCTCAAAGATTCTCATGGGACTTTGATAAAGTTGATAAAAGACTTAAAGTCATTATGGAAAATATCTTTGCTAATGTTGATGAAGCAGCTAAAACCTACGGATTTGAGAAAAATTATGTAGTTGGTGCAAACATAGCTGGTTTTGAAAAAGTAGTAGATGCAATGAATGCTCAAGGAATCGTTTAGATTCATTTAATTTAGCTATAGTTAATTTTATAGCTTTCTTATTTTTTATTTTTTACAATATTAAGATATTTAGTTCCTTTTGGTGTTATACTGTAATATCTGTATCGTTTATCATTTTCATTAAGACAAACCACTAATCCAGATTCTTTCAATGTTTTCAGATATTTTGAGATGTGGTGGCTGCTGTCATTTATGTCTTTACTAATTACTGAAGGAATTTTATTTTCATTTTTTAGAGATTCCAGGACTTCTAATCTTTTTTTAGATCGGGATAATAAAGAAATGATTTCCATATCTTGTTTTTCATCAGTTAAATCTTCAAGCTCATCAAGTAATTTTTCAAGTTCTTCATCACTTATTTCTTCATCCTCAATAATAGTACATAATGGGATATCAAAAAGCATTTCATTATCATTATTTTTTATTGCGTTTTTTAGTTCTTTATTTTCTTTTTTTAATTTAATATTTATCTCTTTTATTTTTTTTCCTTCTAAAATTTCTTTTAATCGAGCATTTTCTTTTTTATTTATGTATTGTTTAATTCCAATTTTATCTCCATTAACTGAAAATAAAGAAGGTAGAAATATCTTGTGGGGAATTGTTATAGTTATAGCTATGTTTAAATCAATTTTGATTCCATTAAGTAATATATTTGGATTTACAATTCCTGAAATAGCCAGTAATTTCATTGAAATAAATGGATATTTGATATTTGTGATATTAGGTTATTTATTGTCTGTAATGGATGTGTCTAGAGTAAAAAGGATTATTATCTATATTATTGGGATATTATCTGTAATAATTCGTTATGGATATACTTATTGCATGTCAATAAATGCAAACATGTTAATTGATCATTTATTTGATTACACCTCCCTGTTAAGTGTATTTTTAGCAGTAAGTGTTTTTCTATTAATTAAAAATATTTCATGGGATAAATTAAATGAAAAAAGTGTAGCTGTGTTAGCTAGCTGTACTATGGGAGTTTATTTAATTCATATTCAAATTAAGTACACGATTTTTAACACTATTTTTCCTTTTGCCCAAACAAATTTAATTTATAGAATTTTAGGGACATTCTGTTTGTATATTCTCTCAGTAATAATTGTATTGTTAATTAAAAAGATGCCTATAATTAATAAAGTGGTTCAGTAGTTAAAAATTATTTTCATAATATTTATTAAATAGTTTAAATTAAAATAAAAATGCATGAACTAAACATTTTTCATGAGGTGAAAAATTATGTATAAAAAAATTTTAGTTCCTACTGATGGATCAGAAGCTGCGGAAAAAGAAGTCGAAAAAGTTGGAGATTTACTTGCTGAAGGTGGTGAAATCATCATTTTATCAGTTGCATCTGAATTAACTCCACACCAATTCCAAAGTAAAGATGATATTGATAAATTAAATCAGTCTTTCTTAGATGAAGCCCAATTTAATGTTGATAAAATGAAAGCTAAATTTGATCCAAATCTTAATATTACAACTAAAGTTCTTGTTGGTTTTCCTGCAGAAACTATTGTTGGAGTTGCAGAAGATGAAGATGTTGAATTAATAGCTATTGCATCATCTGGTAAAGGTAGAGTTACAAAATTCTTTATTGGAAGTGTGGCTGAAAAGGTTATTCACTCTTTTAAAAAAGATGTTTTATTAGTACATTAAGTAGCTATTTTTCATAGCTGTTTTATTTTTTTTAATGAGTTAAGTGACGGATTATAGTTTTTAACAGGATTAAACTTAACTCTTTTAATTATTTTAATTTAGCTTTTATTTCCTAGGATTAAATAAAAAAGCTATTGTTTTTAGATAATGTTAATCCTGCTGAAACTTGTTCTGTTTCTTTTTTTAATAAATTTTCTAATTAAAATGTTTTTGGCAATGATTTAATTTAAAAAATTATAATGGTTGTTTAATGGGGTCTGTCAGGTATGGAGAGATTATTTTTGAAAAGTAATGATGATATTTGGCATTGCTTAAGTGAGGGTGTTTTTTGGGGGATTATGTAAAACTTGATTATTGGATTTTATTGAAAAATTTTAGGTATTTGTTTGGATCATGTGAATAAGTTATATTTTTAGTTTATGTAGAATGTCTTAAAACATATTTATTTAATAATTGGGGGCATAGTAAACTATAATCTATATTTTATTTTTAATTTTAGTTTATTTTTAGCAGGTTTTTATAAACATTTATTTATTTTGTTAATTTATAATGTTTGTTAATTTATTTTTTTCCATTTTTGCTTTAATAATGTTTACTGGATTTGAATTGTTTATATTTTTATTGAAATATTTTATACAAATTTAAATAGTATTATTTTTAAATTATTAACTATAGATTACTTTTTTTTGAAGTGAGCTATATCTTATTAATTTAGAGAAATAGATTTAAATGAAATTAAATTCAAAAATATTAGTTACATTACTTTTTTGTGTTGTAGCTGCAGTTACTATAGGTATAGTAGCTGCTGAAGATGTCACGTTACCTGATGGAGCAACTTATGTAGTTCCTGATGGATTTGAAGTTCAAACTGATGATGATGGAAATACTGCTTTAGTTAAAGATAATCTTGCAATTATTGTTTTAGCTAGTGATGCTAAAAGTCCGGAAGATGCAAAAAAAACTCTTGAATCAAAAGGTTATACCTTTAAAAGTCAAAAAGATGTTTCTGGATTTGGTGATATAAAAGTATTTGAGCAATCTTATGATAAAGATGGAATGCCTATATATGGATATGTTTGTGAAGTAAATAATATCCAATATATTGTTTGTGCTGCAAATACTCCTTCTGATTGGGATGTTTCTGATAATAGTAATCCTGTAAACATTTTAATCAAGTCTATTGATACAAGTAATGTTCAAACTGAATAGATCATTACTTATTTTTTTCTTTTTTTATAAAACACTATTTGGCCTCTGTAGAATAGAAATTGTGAATTTTTATTTCTGTCAGTTGAAAATATATCAAAACTATTTTTTAACAAGCAATATAAACAAATTGGAGCATGTTAAAATCATTATCTAAAAAGATTATAGCTTGAAATTGGAAAATAATTAGTTAAAATCAGGTAAAATAATAAGCTTAATCTTAAACATGATTTTTATCGTTAATTTTATATAATTTTTATACTAAATCTTTAATTGTATTCTTTAATATATTGATATAATGAATATAATGTTTAGTTAATGGTAATTTTTTTAGATGTTTGTTTATTTTTTGATAATTTTAATTATCATTAATCAATTATATTTTATAAAATATAAAATAAATTATGATTCAATGGAGGTTTGAAAAGATTGAAACATGGTAGATTGTTAATTGTTATGTTAATGTTAATCTTATGTAGTATGCTAAGTTTTGCCAGTGTTAGTGCTACAGATTTAACTAATGAAACAATTGGGAATTTACAGGATAATCCTGTAATTGATGATAATAATCTGATTATTGGTGAGAATAATGATCCAATAATTAGTGAAGAAAATAATGGCAATTCTCTTTATGTTAGTGTAAAAGGCAGTAGTTTTGCTGATGCTACTTCTTGGAGCAGTGCTACTAATTCATTAGATTGGGCTATGTTTTTAGCTAAGGATAATACTACTATTTACATTGATAATGGAACATATAAGGGTTCAGATAATTCAAAAATTAAGATAGATAAGTCTGTAAATATTGTAGGTTCTACTAACACGGTATTTGATGGATTGAATAAAAACTATTTTTTCACGATTTCTGATGGTGTAACTGTTAGCATTAGCAATATAACTTTTATTAATGCATTTAAAAAGCTTGATTATCTTCAGGATAAAAAAAGCATATATGGTGCAGTATTGGACGTTAAAAAAGCAACAGTTTTTATTAACAATTGTACATTTAACAATAATCGTATGGCGCATATAGAATCTACAGGTAAGTCAAATTATGGTGGAGCCATTAGTAATCTCGGTAATATGACTATTATTAATTCCAGATTTTCTGGCAATTCAATGACTTCTGATGCACCGAATTATGCTCATGGAAGTGATGTTTATAATAATGGTTCTTTAAAAATATTTGATTCTACATTTAAAGGTTCACATATTGGAGATTTTGGATTTGGTGGGTCAATTTCTAATGATGGTAATTTAACATTAACTAGGGTTGTAATGTCTGATAGTAGAACTGATCAACAAGTTAAAGGAGCAGTTCTTTATAATTCTGGAAATTGTACTATGGTAAATTCCACTATTAAAGATTCTTTTGTAACTAGAGCTTTATTTAATACTCTTTTTGGCGTTGTTTATAATGAAGGTAATTTAAAAGCTATTGGGTGTATTTTTACAAATAATGGTGGAGTAAAAGACAGCTCTATTCCGGTTTATAAAGGTACTGTCAATATTTACAATGTCGGGGAAATAGATATAAGTTACTCTGCATTTTTAAATAACAAAGCATTACCTGAAAGTTATTCTGATTTCTTTGCAGATGGTGGTAAAAACATTTATTTGGATAATAATTGGTGGGGATCTAATGAAAAGCCAGTTAATAAGTCTAATGTTAATAAAGTGGAGTCATGGTTAATGTTAGTTGGATTTCCCGAATATAGTGCTCTTGATATAAATGGATCAACTGATATTTCAGCTATTTGGAAATCCAGTAGTGGAAAACCTATTAATATTAATTTATTCCCTATTTTTGATGTTTCATTTAATACTTGGGTTAATGGAACTCCACAAACAATAACAAAAACACTATTTGATGGAAGTGCTACTATTAACTATAATTGGACTCAAAAGAAAGGAAGCTATGATGTTTCAATTAGTTTAGGGGATTTTACTCAGAAAGTATTGGTTGATGTAGGTAAACTTGTATCAAATATGACTGTAAGTGTTAATGATATTTATTATACTGAAAATCTTGTTGTTAATGTAACTGTAAGTGGTATAGGTTCACTTCTGCCTGGAGGAAATGTTTCAATTATCATTGGTGGAAAAACATACACTGAAAGATTAGTTAATGGCAAATCAACTTTTAACATACCTAATTTGCTTGCCGGAAACCATACATTAAATATTGCTTATATGGGGGATAATGAATATTTTAGAGCATTTGCTTATAAAAATATCACTGTAAATAAATGTCCTATTTATTTGAACCTTTCAATTCCTGAAATTAAAGTTGGAGAAATAGCAAAAATGAATATACACGCATCTCCTAAAGAAATTCAAATTATGGCATATTTAAGTATTAATGGTAAACGTGTACAGATGATTGTCATAAATAAGGAAAATACTTCAGTTACAATTAAAAATTATGGTGGGGCTGGAGTGTATAACATTACAGTTGAAACATGGGGTGGTGAACTTGATGAGCAACTTTACGAAATGACTTCAGCCAGTGCATTATTGAAAGTAAATAAATATGAAACAAATTTAACTGTTAATGCTAGTGATGTTAAGGTAGGTGAAAATGTAACAATAACTATTAAAATAAGTCCTGAAGATGTTAGAGGGGAAGCAATACTTGTTATAAATGGTGTTGAAAGTAAAATATTTTTAAAAGATGAAATAACTAATGTAACATTACATGATCTGGCTGGCGGAAAATATAATGTGACTGTTATTTATCCGGGAGATAATAAATATGCTAATTCAACTGCATCAACTTCATTTTTCGTTTTAAAGGAAAGTTGTAATTTAACTGTTGATGTTGTTCAAAATGATAATCTTACAGGTATTGTTAATATAAAAACAAATCCTAAAAATTGTACTGGACTTATTGGAGTTTATGTAAACAATGTATTTTATCAAGCAAAATTAGTTAATGGAATAGCTAATATTTCTGTTAACTTTACAAAAGGAACTAATTACATTTATGTATACTATCCTGGAAATGACTATTATGATGAAGCATCATGGAATACAACGATAAATATAACTGATAAATGTATTTTAACTGGTGAAGATATTATAATGGTTGAAGGGGATGGATCTAAATACACAGTTAAAGTAACTGACTTGGAGGGCAATCCATTTACTTATGTGGTTGTTGTAATTGAAGTTAATGGTGAAAAATACAATGTAATTACAAATAATGTCGGTAAAGCTTCACTTCCTCTTAATTTAACTTCTGGAAATTACACAATATCTGCTACCTATGACTATACAAAAATATACAATAATATTGCAGTTAAACCTCTTGATTTTAATTTGACTGTAGATAACATTGAATATGGTGAAAATGCAGTTATTAAGGCTAATTTCAATGCTTTAATTAATGGAACTATCACATTTATAATTAAAAATCATTTAAATAAAACTGTTGAGGTAATCTCTGGAAATGCTAGTTATAGCTTTGGTGGATTAAAATTAGGCACTTATACTGTAGAAGCTATATATAATTCTAAACTATCAAAAACAACTTCATTTACAGTATCTAAAACTACTCCAAACTTAAATGTGGATATTAAGGATGTTCTTGCAGGACAAGATGAAGTAATCACATTAACTCTTCCAAATGATGCAACAGGTGAAGTTACATTTATTGTAGATGGAATAAAATATATAAAAACACTTAATAATGGAATAGCTACAGTTACAATCTCTGATTTATCTTTAGGAAATCATAGTTTAAAAGTGATATATTCTGGAGACAATAATTACAACAACAATACTGCAGACATAACATTCAGTATTAAGAATTCACTTTCAAAAACTGTCATTGAGGTAAATAACACTGTTTATGGTGAAAATATAACTGTAATGGCTAGTGTAACTTCTGGAGCAACTGGTAATGTTACTTTCATCATTGGAAATTTAACTAAAACAGTTGAAATTATAAATGGTAAAGCAGTAGCTGTTTTCAATAAATTAAATGCTGGAACTTATAGTGTTAAAGCAGATTATTTGGGAAATTCTGTTTATTCAAAGTCATCTGATGAAAAATCATTTAATATAAATAAAGCTAGTTCCCATATTGAAATTGTCACCAGTGAAATATTATTTGATAAAAATATTAGGATTTGGGCTGTTGTAAATGATGATGCAACAGGTAATGTTACTTTTAGAATATTGGGATTATATTCACCAAGAAATAAAACTATTGTTGGAGGTAATGCATCATGGTATATCTCACCTTTAGACAGCGGTTCATATGTAGTTGTAGCTACTTATAATGGGGATAATAACTATTTAAGTTCAAATACAAGTAAGGTTATTTCATTAAACCAAACCACAAGTATTTTAAAAGTAACTGTTGAAGTAGGTGAAGATGACATTGTATTTAGTGCAACTCTTAAAACAGAAGACGGTCAACTAATTACAGGTAATGTAACTTTGGAAGTTAACAATGAATTTTATAAAATTGTTGTAGTTAATGGAACAGGTATGAGAAGTATTGATAAGCTTCCGGAGGGCAAATACACATATTCTGCAACATATAAAGGAACTGATAAAATTTCCAGAGCTATAGATAGTGGTGTTTTTGAGGTTAAAGCTGTTGAGTATAATGTTATTTTAAATGCTCCTGATGTTAAAATGATTTATCATGATGGTACAAGATTTATAGCTACTTTAACTGATAAACAGGGGAATCCTATAAGAGATGCTGCAATTGAAATAACAATTAACGGGAAAACCTATACTAAAACAACAGATGAAAAAGGTGTTGTAAGTTTAGGGCTGAGCTTGGACAGTGGAATATATTCTGTTGTTGTTAAATTTAAAGGAACAGCAGATTATACTCCGATAACCAAGCAGGCGAAAGTTACTATTGAACCGACAGTTAAAGGATTGGACGTTGTTAAAATGTTTAGAAACGATACTCAGTATTATGCTATATTTACTGATTCACAGGGTAATCCTCTTAAAAACAAAGATATTCAGTTTA encodes the following:
- the gdhA gene encoding NADP-specific glutamate dehydrogenase, translating into MSYVDDVIELTVKQNPSEPEFHQAVKEVLESLRVVIEANEEEYKKNALLERLVNPERQLKFRVPWVDDNGQVQVNTGYRVQFNSAIGPYKGGLRFHPSVNVGIIKFLGFEQIFKNSLTGLAIGGGKGGSDFDPKGKSDREIMAFCQSFMTELFKYIGADTDVPAGDIGVGGREIGFLYGQYKRIKGLSEGVLTGKALSYGGSLARTEATGYGLLYFTDAMLKANDIDIKGKTIAVSGAGNVAIYAIEKAQQLGGNPVTCSDSTGWIYDPEGIDVELLKEVKEVKRARLTEYAEARPSAEYHEGKGVWSVKCDIALPCATQNELLLDDAKQLVANGVVAVAEGANMPTSIEATEYLQDNDVLFGPGKASNAGGVATSALEMAQNSQRFSWDFDKVDKRLKVIMENIFANVDEAAKTYGFEKNYVVGANIAGFEKVVDAMNAQGIV
- a CDS encoding helix-turn-helix transcriptional regulator gives rise to the protein MLFDIPLCTIIEDEEISDEELEKLLDELEDLTDEKQDMEIISLLSRSKKRLEVLESLKNENKIPSVISKDINDSSHHISKYLKTLKESGLVVCLNENDKRYRYYSITPKGTKYLNIVKNKK
- a CDS encoding acyltransferase family protein translates to MYCLIPILSPLTENKEGRNILWGIVIVIAMFKSILIPLSNIFGFTIPEIASNFIEINGYLIFVILGYLLSVMDVSRVKRIIIYIIGILSVIIRYGYTYCMSINANMLIDHLFDYTSLLSVFLAVSVFLLIKNISWDKLNEKSVAVLASCTMGVYLIHIQIKYTIFNTIFPFAQTNLIYRILGTFCLYILSVIIVLLIKKMPIINKVVQ
- a CDS encoding universal stress protein, whose product is MYKKILVPTDGSEAAEKEVEKVGDLLAEGGEIIILSVASELTPHQFQSKDDIDKLNQSFLDEAQFNVDKMKAKFDPNLNITTKVLVGFPAETIVGVAEDEDVELIAIASSGKGRVTKFFIGSVAEKVIHSFKKDVLLVH
- a CDS encoding Ig-like domain-containing protein → MKHGRLLIVMLMLILCSMLSFASVSATDLTNETIGNLQDNPVIDDNNLIIGENNDPIISEENNGNSLYVSVKGSSFADATSWSSATNSLDWAMFLAKDNTTIYIDNGTYKGSDNSKIKIDKSVNIVGSTNTVFDGLNKNYFFTISDGVTVSISNITFINAFKKLDYLQDKKSIYGAVLDVKKATVFINNCTFNNNRMAHIESTGKSNYGGAISNLGNMTIINSRFSGNSMTSDAPNYAHGSDVYNNGSLKIFDSTFKGSHIGDFGFGGSISNDGNLTLTRVVMSDSRTDQQVKGAVLYNSGNCTMVNSTIKDSFVTRALFNTLFGVVYNEGNLKAIGCIFTNNGGVKDSSIPVYKGTVNIYNVGEIDISYSAFLNNKALPESYSDFFADGGKNIYLDNNWWGSNEKPVNKSNVNKVESWLMLVGFPEYSALDINGSTDISAIWKSSSGKPININLFPIFDVSFNTWVNGTPQTITKTLFDGSATINYNWTQKKGSYDVSISLGDFTQKVLVDVGKLVSNMTVSVNDIYYTENLVVNVTVSGIGSLLPGGNVSIIIGGKTYTERLVNGKSTFNIPNLLAGNHTLNIAYMGDNEYFRAFAYKNITVNKCPIYLNLSIPEIKVGEIAKMNIHASPKEIQIMAYLSINGKRVQMIVINKENTSVTIKNYGGAGVYNITVETWGGELDEQLYEMTSASALLKVNKYETNLTVNASDVKVGENVTITIKISPEDVRGEAILVINGVESKIFLKDEITNVTLHDLAGGKYNVTVIYPGDNKYANSTASTSFFVLKESCNLTVDVVQNDNLTGIVNIKTNPKNCTGLIGVYVNNVFYQAKLVNGIANISVNFTKGTNYIYVYYPGNDYYDEASWNTTINITDKCILTGEDIIMVEGDGSKYTVKVTDLEGNPFTYVVVVIEVNGEKYNVITNNVGKASLPLNLTSGNYTISATYDYTKIYNNIAVKPLDFNLTVDNIEYGENAVIKANFNALINGTITFIIKNHLNKTVEVISGNASYSFGGLKLGTYTVEAIYNSKLSKTTSFTVSKTTPNLNVDIKDVLAGQDEVITLTLPNDATGEVTFIVDGIKYIKTLNNGIATVTISDLSLGNHSLKVIYSGDNNYNNNTADITFSIKNSLSKTVIEVNNTVYGENITVMASVTSGATGNVTFIIGNLTKTVEIINGKAVAVFNKLNAGTYSVKADYLGNSVYSKSSDEKSFNINKASSHIEIVTSEILFDKNIRIWAVVNDDATGNVTFRILGLYSPRNKTIVGGNASWYISPLDSGSYVVVATYNGDNNYLSSNTSKVISLNQTTSILKVTVEVGEDDIVFSATLKTEDGQLITGNVTLEVNNEFYKIVVVNGTGMRSIDKLPEGKYTYSATYKGTDKISRAIDSGVFEVKAVEYNVILNAPDVKMIYHDGTRFIATLTDKQGNPIRDAAIEITINGKTYTKTTDEKGVVSLGLSLDSGIYSVVVKFKGTADYTPITKQAKVTIEPTVKGLDVVKMFRNDTQYYAIFTDSQGNPLKNKDIQFNINGVFYTKTTNDKGIAMMGINLNPGKYVITAINLVTGEQSGNNITVKSLIVQNDLTKYYLNASRFQTTIYNKDGSLAVNKEVTFNINGVFYTKKTDNNGVASLGISLRPGEYIITTMVDGLSIGNKVNVLPTLITKNLDMKYLDGSSFTAQTLDGQGNPIANQNVSFNVNGVFYHKLTDNNGIAKLGIRLMAGEYIITSYWNDFQTGNTIKIS